From Calonectris borealis chromosome 9, bCalBor7.hap1.2, whole genome shotgun sequence, one genomic window encodes:
- the LOC142085638 gene encoding solute carrier family 2, facilitated glucose transporter member 2-like, with protein MARRDGVQPPQVWAGLGQRGEAVLCFLPQHLTGTLVLSVFTAVLGFFQYGYSLGVINAPQKVIEAHYGRVLGIVPLDRHATNASGEDGTSPVPGTETWGGTEGTFAPPADTGEDLATSPHILTMYWSLSVSVFAVGGMVSSFTVGWIGDRLGSAD; from the exons ATGGCTCGGCG ggatggggtgcagcccccccaggTTTGGGCAGGGCTAGGACAGCGGGGTGAGGCTGTTCTCTGCTTTCTCCCCCAGCACCTCACGGGAACGCTGGTCCTCTCCGTCTTCACAGCGGTGTTGGGCTTCTTCCAGTACGGCTACAGCCTGGGTGTCATTAACGCCCCCCAGAAG GTGATAGAAGCCCACTACGGGCGCGTGTTGGGCATCGTCCCCCTGGACAGACATGCCACCAACGCCTCCGGGGAGGATGGCACCAGCCCCGTCCCCGGCACCGAGACCTGGGGTGGCACCGAGGGCACGTTCGCACCCCCGGCCGACACCGGGGAGGACCTCGCCACCTCCCCGCACATCCTCACCATGTACTGGTCCCTCTCCGTCTCCGTCTTCGCCGTGGGCGGCATGGTCTCCTCCTTCACCGTGGGGTGGATCGGCGACCGGCTGGGGAG cgCTGATTAA
- the LOC142085446 gene encoding solute carrier family 2, facilitated glucose transporter member 2, giving the protein MLVVNVLSIAGNLLMGLAKFGPSHMLIIAGRAVTGLYCGLSSGLVPMYVSEVSPTALRGALGTLHQLAIVTGILISQVLGLDFLLGNDEMWPLLLGLSGVAALLQFFLLLLCPESPRYLYIKLGKVEEAKKSLKRLRGNCDPMKEIAEMEKEKQEAASEKKVSIRQLFTSSKYRQAVIVALMVQISQQFSGINAIFYYSTNIFERAGVDQPVYATIGVGVVNTVFTVISVFLVEKAGRRSLFLAGLMGMLISAIAMTVGLALLSQFAWMSYVSMVAIFLFVIFFEVGPGPIPWFIVAELFSQGPRPAAIAVAGFCNWACNFIVGMCFQYIADVCGPYVFVIFAALLLVFFLFAYFKVPETKGKSFEEIAAVFRRKKLPAKAMTELEDLRGSEEA; this is encoded by the exons ATGCTGGTGGTGAACGTCCTCTCCATCGCTGGGAACCTCCTCATGGGGCTGGCGAAATTCGGGCCGTCTCACATGCTCATCATCGCCGGGAGAGCAGTCACGGGGCTGTACTGCG GGCTCTCCTCCGGACTCGTGCCCATGTACGTCAGCGAGGTCTCTCCCACGGCCCTTCGAGGAGCGCTGGGGACGTTGCACCAGCTTGCTATCGTCACGGGTATCCTCATCAGCCAG GTCCTCGGACTAGACTTTCTCCTGGGCAACGACGAGATGTGGCCCCTGCTCCTCGGTCTGTCCGGTGTGGCTGCCCTCCTGCAGTTCTTCCTGCTCTTACTGTGCCCCGAGAGCCCCCGATACCTTTACATCAAACTGGGGAAGGTGGAGGAAGCTAAAAAAA gtttgAAAAGGCTCAGAGGAAACTGTGACCCGATGAAAGAGATTGctgagatggaaaaggaaaagcaagaagctGCTAGTGAAAAGAAAGTCTCCATAAGGCAGCTTTTCACCTCTTCGAAGTATAGGCAGGCTGTCATCGTGGCGCTGATGGTGCAGATATCTCAGCAGTTCTCAGGAATCAACGCG ATCTTTTACTACTCTACAAACATTTTCGAGAGAGCTGGAGTTGACCAACCAGTTTATGCAACCATTGGCGTTGGAGTGGTGAACACAGTCTTCACAGTTATCTCC GTCTTTCTGGTGGAGAAGGCGGGCAGGCGGTCCCTGTTCCTGGCTGGTTTGATGGGCATGTTAATAAGCGCCATAGCCATGACGGTTGGACTTGCGCTCCTG AGCCAGTTTGCCTGGATGAGCTATGTCAGCATGGTGGCGATCTTCCTCTTCGTCATCTTCTTTGAAGTTGGGCCCGGGCCCATCCCCTGGTTTATCGTAGCCGAACTGTTCAGCCAAGGCCCGCGCCCCGCTGCCATCGCCGTCGCCGGCTTCTGCAACTGGGCCTGCAACTTCATTGTGGGAATGTGTTTCCAGTACATAGCG GATGTGTGTGGACCATACGTGTTTGTGATCTTCGCGGCTCTGCTTCTAGTCTTCTTTCTGTTTGCGTACTTCAAAGTACCGGAGACGAAAGGAAAGTCTTTTGAGGAGATCGCAGCCGTGTTCCGCCGCAAGAAGCTCCCAGCCAAAGCCATGACTGAGCTGGAAGACCTGCGAGGCAGTGAGGAGGCATAG